The Xenopus tropicalis strain Nigerian chromosome 7, UCB_Xtro_10.0, whole genome shotgun sequence genome includes a region encoding these proteins:
- the lcor gene encoding ligand-dependent corepressor isoform X4, with the protein MAASLCKSQQCSIERRGFRQELDSWRHKLIHCVGFESILEGLFGPGLLKDISLYKDCEPTGVCDWSFDENCLFCCLRREKVKEHLADLHKPVTDVGPENLLKQEKLRIIRLEKQAEEFINAVFYKKDTPRVSDPSIPLVAREIMQRMIRQFAAEYTSKNSCTQDSSQPNSTNNQSLQTPSPGQTSPPPATTQNPVLSKLLMADQDSPLDLTVKKSLSEDACEQDGVLDLSTKKSPCSGSTASSISPSTSNAIGNGRPGRPSQHHPDGLQQSGDGVPPRSLMDRTRETYGHTTLKVPLARSLQISEELLSRKPFSTAAGHGSPGLQNHGQHLILSREASWAKPHYELNFGRIKYRGNGTLSNISDLPFLTENSNAFPKTVQNKHDIKKEMGLSSPVDLKIPQVRGMDLSWESRSGDLYNYNSLVMGSQTESALSKKLRTILPKQNRRSLLDTTADSWSSDVEQSTSGQPYPTSDQEGDPGSKQPRKKRGRYRQYNSEILEEAIAVVMNGKMSVSKAQSIYGIPHSTLEYKVKERLGTLKNPPKKKMKLMKLEEQDAVKRELDPPDEVEVPQSTNESKD; encoded by the exons gctTTGAGAGCATTTTAGAAGGGCTCTTTGGACCTGGATTACTGAAAGATATCAGCCTATATAAAG ACTGTGAGCCAACGGGTGTATGTGATTGGTCCTTTGATGAAAACTGCCTTTTCTGCTGCTTGAGAAGAGAAAAAGTCAAG gaacacTTGGCTGATTTGCATAAGCCAGTGACTGATGTGGGGCCAGAAAATTTACTTAAACAAGAAAAGTTAAGAATTATTCGGCTAGAAAAACAAGCTGAAGAATTCATCAATGCGGTATTTTATAAGaaag ATACTCCTAGGGTCTCGGACCCCAGTATTCCTTTAGTTGCTCGTGAGATCATGCAGCGAATGATACGACAGTTTGCTGCTGAATATACCTCAAAAAATAGCTGTACTCAGGACTCCAGCCAGCCCAACAGCACAAATAACCAAAGCTTGCAGACTCCATCACCTGGACAAACCTCTCCTCCCCCTGCAACTACTCAGAACCCAGTGCTAAGCAAGCTTCTGATGGCTGACCAAGATTCTCCACTGGACCTTACTGTTAAAAAGTCTCTTTCTGAAGATGCTTGTGAGCAAG ATGGCGTACTTGACCTATCAACTAAGAAAAGCCCTTGTTCTGGAAGCACGGCTTCAAGCATTTCTCCAAGTACCTCAAACGCTATAGGGAATGG GCGTCCCGGGAGACCCAGCCAGCACCATCCAGATGGACTTCAACAGAGTGGTGATGGGGTACCTCCAAGAAGTTTGATGGATCGAACCAGGGAAACATATGGCCACACAACTCTAAAAGTGCCATTGGCTCGCTCCCTTCAGATTAGTGAGGAACTTCTAAGCAGGAAACCATTTTCTACTGCTGCTGGTCATGGTTCACCTGGACTCCAAAATCATGGACAGCACTTGATCCTATCCAGGGAAGCTTCTTGGGCCAAGCCGCACTATGAACTAAATTTTGGCCGAATAAAATATAGGGGTAATGGTACACTCAGCAACATCAGTGACCTGCCTTTTCTCACAGAAAATTCAAATGCCTTTCCGAAAACTGTTCAAAATAAGCATGATATAAAAAAGGAAATGGGCCTTTCTTCTCCAGTTGATTTAAAAATTCCACAAGTTCGTGGCATGGACCTTTCATGGGAGTCCCGCAGTGGGGATCTATATAACTATAACTCTTTGGTAATGGGTTCACAAACAGAGAGCGCACTTAGCAAAAAATTAAGAACTATCCTTCCAAAGCAAAATAGGAGAAGTTTATTGGATACTACAGCAGATTCTTGGAGCTCAGATGTTGAGCAGTCTACCTCTGGACAGCCATATCCAACCTCAGATCAAGAAGGAGACCCTGGCTCTAAGCAACCGAGAAAAAAAAGGGGGCGGTACAGACAGTATAACAGTGAGATATTGGAGGAAGCAATTGCAGTTGTCATGAATGGGAAAATGAGTGTGTCAAAAGCCCAAAGCATTTATGGCATTCCTCATAGTACACTGGAATACAAAGTGAAAGAGAGGCTAGGCACATTAAAAAATCCTCCAAAGAAAAAGATGAAATTAATGAAGTTGGAGGAACAGGACGCAGTAAAGCGTGAACTGGATCCTCCGGATGAGGTGGAGGTTCCACAAAGTACAAATGAATCTAAAGATTAA
- the lcor gene encoding ligand-dependent corepressor isoform X1, with translation MAASLCKSQQCSIERRGFRQELDSWRHKLIHCVGFESILEGLFGPGLLKDISLYKDCEPTGVCDWSFDENCLFCCLRREKVKEHLADLHKPVTDVGPENLLKQEKLRIIRLEKQAEEFINAVFYKKDTPRVSDPSIPLVAREIMQRMIRQFAAEYTSKNSCTQDSSQPNSTNNQSLQTPSPGQTSPPPATTQNPVLSKLLMADQDSPLDLTVKKSLSEDACEQEDGVLDLSTKKSPCSGSTASSISPSTSNAIGNGMSSTEKVRNTNNSTSITLEKFMVKLCTPHQKQFINVLNNICTEDSSSQENSTITSNQQNIEFDSKEYTKPIFDSSLLHLNNLVCHPPANSPTDLDIKNSATDCSGNQAFLGLGPEFLTATERLSPVCCSMTKCTLLNCSFLSTDQGEQTTGKKIVLCMKTSEEQYQIHNVICQTNFTESCFAPQKHSLKDLPNDTEDPKFVSAIPNIADKENALWSSAKSLLLHAVESDCKLKQASPLNTTDSSEVGNLLINGDIDSLECCHRGSVSLPSSSKNGLQEDIKPYELARKCKRSDEKLSDNQNFVYTNHQFINEPRLENQNAELYTGTAEGYCSALQLVANVGIPEALSEDFISLTSYKESNEQKEPLTTMALADPSSKNLTETQLESQAIETACGSWKVTTLGQAENDTLCIGPITISNLSPGNLGEGIIQYVNEGVKSNSNFGLIITPGLMCNAGKSIAYENVPITLIQKHSADVNSASSIKPAVFNTSSAIEESQPTTDEAVSYSCVSDVQENNIFTPIRCSNLGNSENLLQYVTFSVEGRGSEQCTDTAGVSSFCKGDLGIPEIHVEKCPVLKNLGTLELLHKTIGCSTLTNIKGRQMFDHMHIDSNSELGAVPGNIVESALLNESDHFSSEFSGNVAIKREYLSEGSRTDEDNTMVKRELKDKCPEMLESIQLNLRCSTAANNLDESSMIISIKEDIPRLLSSSAEDSVDGPKKETAIKEVQNCDITTLAYEQNQRLNSFVTKSLSEEKTVNTYNLKSENSFNDDIHTCSMSLKKKSKKVPAPSDRCLRSQQTQESVKNCTSDIISDKMESPNLQVNVSMLPGTNVLQRVVEVRGQTMLKSTLNSHQNCVQNFCDKTIDNSECKKNDPGLILKNIPGTEKVVFSDNCLSNKMSLRCKRKEKVKLCVDVDSKESIYVPLETGGLISTDDKSGIVQKVNTQALTATSHSFRTSKENKSRAKKMALWNHSLAPLSMENTNNHKKTNKPQRIAQQDSLNAVNLNETDISNKPKFVDWCSEEENQELIANFNTKYMSLHKRWIQLDKEVPNVQKSKNKSDKLKEIWKTKKRLRKNRSTQESQKCSAMQVLFLSTLKISEICKCFLETTETKSLVIVKKINTRLPEDLPLPIFPLPKYPPSISYTHMLQAERLKKHLKKFASVFPARNNHKTKEELVNVFNDNELQPGRSGFDGKGKCDTKQELGIKNVKSLVKLNNPAGARGEKWNSVHGKSLSLMYENKHGVSTKERKSNLKTSNRKDTDAKLTRKITKAMPKLETLSSDKQRGQKRSKEYLIKAGAHLKKRRTEVKCSAETMLSSSLPAKKVIKTVKLGSDISAQKKEIANTAVKSSKNACLKNEKKTSNKVSGKVQHASLTCSAKKANQIKPTNQNHFLCKITKNQRTAEKILTRSLSKRGFVPPQQKRNHRSKLDSTKPIKRSSFQVK, from the exons gctTTGAGAGCATTTTAGAAGGGCTCTTTGGACCTGGATTACTGAAAGATATCAGCCTATATAAAG ACTGTGAGCCAACGGGTGTATGTGATTGGTCCTTTGATGAAAACTGCCTTTTCTGCTGCTTGAGAAGAGAAAAAGTCAAG gaacacTTGGCTGATTTGCATAAGCCAGTGACTGATGTGGGGCCAGAAAATTTACTTAAACAAGAAAAGTTAAGAATTATTCGGCTAGAAAAACAAGCTGAAGAATTCATCAATGCGGTATTTTATAAGaaag ATACTCCTAGGGTCTCGGACCCCAGTATTCCTTTAGTTGCTCGTGAGATCATGCAGCGAATGATACGACAGTTTGCTGCTGAATATACCTCAAAAAATAGCTGTACTCAGGACTCCAGCCAGCCCAACAGCACAAATAACCAAAGCTTGCAGACTCCATCACCTGGACAAACCTCTCCTCCCCCTGCAACTACTCAGAACCCAGTGCTAAGCAAGCTTCTGATGGCTGACCAAGATTCTCCACTGGACCTTACTGTTAAAAAGTCTCTTTCTGAAGATGCTTGTGAGCAAG AAGATGGCGTACTTGACCTATCAACTAAGAAAAGCCCTTGTTCTGGAAGCACGGCTTCAAGCATTTCTCCAAGTACCTCAAACGCTATAGGGAATGG CATGTCAAGTACAGAAAAAGTCAGAAATACCAACAACTCAACAAGCATAACACTGGAAAAGTTCATGGTTAAACTGTGTACTCCGCATCAAAAACAGTTTATTAATGTGTTAAACAATATCTGCACTGAAGACTCATCCAGTCAAGAAAATAGCACTATAACTTCTAATCAGCAGAACATTGAGTTTGATAGTAAAGAGTATACCAAACCCATATTTGACTCTTCATTGTTGCACCTCAACAATTTAGTGTGTCATCCCCCTGCAAATTCCCCTACAGATTTGGACATTAAAAATAGTGCTACAGACTGTTCAGGTAACCAAGCTTTTCTTGGTCTGGGTCCTGAGTTTTTAACTGCAACAGAGAGACTGTCCCCTGTTTGCTGTTCCATGACTAAATGCACACTTTTAAACTGCTCTTTCCTCTCCACTGACCAAGGTGAACaaaccacaggaaaaaaaattgttttatgcaTGAAAACATCAGAAGAACAGTATCAGATTCATAATGTGATCTGCCAGACTAATTTTACTGAAAGCTGTTTTGCACCTCAAAAGCATTCACTGAAAGACTTACCAAATGATACTGAAGATCCTAAGTTTGTTTCAGCCATTCCTAACATTGCAGATAAAGAAAATGCTCTTTGGTCCAGTGCCAAATCATTACTTCTGCATGCTGTAGAGAGCGACTGTAAGTTAAAGCAAGCTAGTCCATTAAATACTACAGATTCAAGCGAAGTGGGCAACCTTCTCATTAATGGTGATATAGATTCACTGGAATGTTGTCATCGTGGCTCTGTTTCTTTGCCATCTTCAAGCAAAAATGGTTTACAAGAAGATATTAAGCCATATGAGTTAGCTAGAAAATGTAAAAGATCTGATGAGAAATTAAGTGATAACCAAAATTTTGTTTACACAAATCATCAATTCATCAATGAACCTAGACTGGAAAATCAAAATGCTGAATTGTATACAGGGACTGCAGAAGGATATTGCTCTGCTCTACAACTGGTTGCTAATGTAGGAATTCCAGAGGCATTGTCAGAAGATTTTATATCGCTTACAAGTTACAAAGAATCTAATGAACAAAAAGAACCATTAACAACTATGGCCCTGGCTGATCCATCTAGTAAAAACTTAACAGAAACCCAACTTGAATCTCAGGCTATAGAGACTGCCTGTGGGAGCTGGAAAGTTACAACATTAGGACAAGCAGAAAATGACACTCTATGCATTGGGCCTATTACTATAAGCAATTTGTCACCTGGAAATTTAGGTGAAGGAATTATTCAGTATGTCAATGAAGGTGTTAAAAGTAATagcaattttggtctcatcattACACCTGGTCTTATGTGTAATGCAGGTAAAAGCATTGCTTATGAAAATGTTCCTATTACATTAATTCAGAAACATTCTGCAGATGTGAATTCAGCCTCTTCAATAAAGCCGGCTGTTTTTAACACCAGTTCAGCGATTGAAGAATCTCAACCAACCACAGATGAGGCTGTTTCCTATTCTTGTGTCAGTGATGTTCAAGAGAATAACATTTTCACACCCATTCGCTGTTCAAACCTAGGAAATTCAGAGAATTTGTTACAGTATGTAACATTTTCAGTAGAAGGGCGTGGTAGTGAGCAGTGCACAGACACTGCTGGTGTATCTTCATTTTGCAAGGGCGACTTGGGAATTCCTGAGATACATGTGGAAAAATGCCCAGTTCTTAAAAATCTAGGTACTTTAGAACTATTGCACAAAACAATTGGGTGCTCAACATTGACTAATATTAAAGGAAGACAGATGTTTGACCATATGCACATTGACAGTAATTCAGAGCTGGGGGCAGTACCTGGAAACATTGTAGAGTCTGCATTATTAAATGAGAGTGACCATTTTAGTTCAGAATTTTCAGGCAATGTAGCAATAAAAAGGGAATACTTATCTGAAGGGAGTAGAACAGATGAAGATAATACCATGGTAAAGAGAGAACTAAAAGATAAATGTCCAGAAATGCTAGAATCTATTCAACTAAACCTGAGATGttcaactgcagcaaataatttagaTGAAAGTTCAATGATAATTTCTATTAAAGAAGATATTCCACGTCTGTTGTCTAGCAGTGCAGAAGATTCAGTCGATGGTCCTAAAAAAGAAACTGCAATTAAAGAGGTACAGAATTGTGATATCACTACACTTGCCTATGAGCAAAACCAAAGACTAAACTCCTTTGTAACAAAGAGTTTAAGTGAAGAGAAAACCGTAAATACATACAATCTAAAATCAGAAAATTCTTTCAATGATGACATACATACATGTTCTATGTCATTAAAAAAGAAATCTAAAAAAGTTCCTGCCCCATCAGACAGATGTCTAAGAAGTCAGCAAACCCAAGAATCTGTCAAGAACTGCACATCTGATATAATTTCAGATAAAATGGAAAGTCCAAATCTTCAAGTTAATGTATCTATGCTTCCAGGTACGAATGTCTTACAGCGGGTTGTGGAAGTTAGAGGTCAAACAATGTTAAAGTCCACCCTGAACTCGCATCAGAATTGTGTACAAAATTTTTGTGATAAAACTATTGACAAttctgaatgtaaaaaaaatgatccagggcttattttaaaaaacataccAGGCACAGAAAAGGTTGTTTTTTCCGACAACTGTTTATCAAATAAAATGTCTCTCAGATGTAAGCGGAAAGAGAAAGTTAAATTATGTGTTGATGTAGATTCGAAAGAAAGCATTTATGTTCCTTTAGAAACTGGTGGTTTGATAAGTACAGATGATAAAAGTGGTATAGTTCAAAAAGTCAATACACAGGCATTAACAGCTACCTCACACTCATTCAGGAcaagtaaagaaaataaaagcagggCGAAAAAAATGGCTCTATGGAATCACAGTTTAGCACCTTTATCAATGGAAAATACaaataaccacaaaaaaacaaataagccTCAACGTATTGCCCAACAGGATTCTTTAAATGCAGTTAACCTAAATGAAACAGATATTTCAAataaaccaaaatttgttgatTGGTGTTCAGAAGAGGAGAATCAGGAACTGATAGCAAATTTTAACACCAAGTATATGTCACTTCACAAACGCTGGATTCAGCTTGACAAGGAAGTGCCAAATGtacaaaaatctaaaaataaatctGATAAATTGAAAGAAATTTGGAAAACAAAGAAAAGATTACGCAAAAACAGAAGTACACAAGAATCTCAAAAATGTTCTGCTATGCAAGTATTATTTCTGAGCACACTTAAAATTTCAgagatttgtaaatgttttttggaGACAACAGAGACAAAATCTTTAgtgattgtaaaaaaaataaacactcgTCTTCCTGAAGATCTTCCTTTACCTATATTTCCTCTTCCAAAGTACCCACCTTCCATCTCATACACTCATATGTTGCAAGCAGAACGTTTGAAAAAACATCTTAAAAAGTTTGCCTCTGTTTTTCCTGCTCGTAATAATCACAAAACTAAAGAAGAACTAGTTAATGTATTTAATGATAATGAATTACAGCCGGGTAGATCTGGCTTTGATGGCAAAGGAAAATGTGATACCAAACAAGAACTTGGCATTAAAAATGTAAAGTCATTAGTTAAGTTAAATAACCCTGCTGGGGCAAGAGGAGAAAAGTGGAACAGTGTTCATGGAAAGTCCTTGTCTTTAATGTATGAAAATAAACATGGAGTAAGTACTaaagaaagaaaatcaaatttGAAAACTAGCAACAGGAAGGACACAGATGCCAAATTAACCCGGAAGATTACAAAAGCAATGCCTAAACTTGAAACTTTGTCTTCTGACAAACAAAGAGGTCAGAAACGCTCTAAGGAATACCTGATAAAAGCTGGAGCACATTTAAAAAAGAGGAGAACTGAAGTAAAATGCAGTGCAGAAACTATGTTAAGCAGTTCATTACCGGCCAAAAAAGTGATAAAGACAGTTAAATTGGGCTCCGACATCAGTGCTCAGAAGAAGGAAATAGCAAATACAGCTGTTAAATCATCAAAGAATGCTTGTctgaaaaatgagaaaaaaacatcaaataaaGTTTCTGGTAAAGTTCAACATGCCAGCCTTACATGTTCAGCAAAGAAAGCCAATCAAATAAAACCGACAAATCAAAATCATTTTCTGTGTAAAATAACGAAAAATCAAAGGACAGCTGAAAAGATTCTTACTAGATCTCTGAGTAAAAGAGGTTTTGTGCCCCCACAACAAAAGAGAAATCATAGGTCAAAATTGGACTCTACCAAACCTATCAAGAGATCTTCATTTCAGGTTAAATAA